Proteins from one Armatimonadota bacterium genomic window:
- a CDS encoding cytidylate kinase-like family protein: protein MLIISLPVPPLDNEFHVVESSIVTQIAENWHSVIVGRGGYHLLRENPRHLAVFIYANTDFRSKRIQEIYNMSAEAAVKLIEASDQDRQRYLRNVIGSDWADAQLYHLSIDTSALGFALAEEMVLDSMLARLEGIFE, encoded by the coding sequence GTGCTTATCATCTCGCTTCCGGTACCGCCGCTGGACAATGAGTTTCACGTCGTCGAGTCTTCAATTGTCACGCAGATTGCTGAGAACTGGCATTCGGTGATAGTGGGCCGAGGTGGCTATCATCTACTGCGGGAAAATCCGAGACATCTTGCCGTTTTCATATATGCGAATACGGATTTTCGCTCCAAGCGTATTCAAGAAATCTATAACATGTCTGCTGAAGCAGCCGTAAAGCTAATTGAAGCAAGCGATCAAGATCGACAACGTTACCTCCGCAATGTTATAGGTAGTGATTGGGCGGATGCGCAGTTATATCACTTGTCTATCGATACAAGTGCGCTGGGCTTTGCACTTGCTGAAGAAATGGTACTTGACTCTATGCTTGCACGACTGGAAGGCATTTTCGAATAA
- a CDS encoding PEP-CTERM sorting domain-containing protein (PEP-CTERM proteins occur, often in large numbers, in the proteomes of bacteria that also encode an exosortase, a predicted intramembrane cysteine proteinase. The presence of a PEP-CTERM domain at a protein's C-terminus predicts cleavage within the sorting domain, followed by covalent anchoring to some some component of the (usually Gram-negative) cell surface. Many PEP-CTERM proteins exhibit an unusual sequence composition that includes large numbers of potential glycosylation sites. Expression of one such protein has been shown restore the ability of a bacterium to form floc, a type of biofilm.), whose protein sequence is MKRIITLMLLIVSAAMLVGSSASAFSFNDVQQWTGSGSNQAAMVIEWSTPQVIDPNLSNVNLPVTQKCMAFGYRFNGTTTGAAMFNAILGANVGVFALTSGNTQYGAAVFGLGYDLDHNGQYGLTDGSTTYSKSDFKGGIVAGSYSDPDYFNSTDPADLYWGGWYGPNWELWQSTTNSSMAPNRGPGQYWTTTDGWGGTDGGWTFSQVGISSVNIQNGTWVGWSIAAGGLDFSDPTSAGSAAWYEHKHAPDVSTISTVPEPPSILALISGAIGLIGFAARRRI, encoded by the coding sequence ATGAAAAGAATCATCACTCTCATGCTGCTGATTGTGTCGGCAGCAATGCTCGTCGGTTCATCCGCGAGCGCATTCTCATTTAATGACGTCCAACAGTGGACCGGCAGTGGTAGCAACCAAGCCGCAATGGTGATCGAGTGGAGCACCCCTCAGGTAATCGACCCAAACCTGAGCAACGTGAACCTACCCGTCACTCAGAAATGCATGGCGTTCGGATATCGTTTCAACGGGACAACGACCGGCGCGGCTATGTTCAATGCCATTCTAGGCGCGAATGTCGGCGTATTTGCCCTGACCAGTGGCAATACGCAGTATGGCGCGGCGGTCTTCGGCCTTGGCTATGATCTGGACCATAATGGTCAGTATGGCCTGACCGACGGCTCAACAACCTACTCGAAGTCCGACTTCAAGGGCGGAATTGTGGCGGGTAGCTACTCCGACCCGGATTACTTCAACTCCACTGATCCAGCCGATCTCTACTGGGGCGGCTGGTACGGGCCGAACTGGGAGCTTTGGCAGAGTACCACAAACTCCAGCATGGCTCCAAATCGAGGCCCAGGCCAATACTGGACAACAACCGATGGCTGGGGCGGCACCGACGGCGGCTGGACGTTTTCGCAGGTCGGAATAAGTTCGGTGAATATTCAAAACGGCACGTGGGTCGGCTGGTCGATTGCGGCAGGCGGACTGGACTTTTCAGACCCTACCTCAGCAGGTTCAGCGGCATGGTACGAACATAAGCACGCGCCGGATGTATCGACAATCTCAACTGTTCCCGAACCCCCAAGCATTCTGGCCCTCATAAGCGGAGCAATCGGGCTGATCGGCTTCGCGGCGAGGCGCAGAATATAA
- a CDS encoding AAA family ATPase: MILQKLTMANFRQFKGVQHIEFASGNGEDSRNVTVVFGENGRGKTGVFRAIVFCLFGERRLSQDGDVPDSELQLVNTSALEQSEGKPVETFVELQFVHRERRYCLKRAILGMRNNDRILEELDEVRLVETTPDGNSKVVEPAEVDRLVSSILDRRVKDYFLFDGEKIERLTRASVEQRREIGKGIRNLLNVDALETARKATDRLTRELEDELRKNASPELARLLKRLGDNEQDQKDKKQRLDEIGEEATRARAEISKVDKELEAFNEIRDQFERRKTLEQNLQGLEQQRKNTCPG; encoded by the coding sequence TTGATACTGCAGAAATTGACAATGGCCAATTTCCGTCAGTTCAAAGGCGTTCAGCACATTGAATTCGCCTCTGGAAATGGGGAAGACAGCCGGAACGTTACTGTTGTGTTCGGGGAGAATGGCCGCGGCAAGACCGGTGTCTTCAGAGCCATAGTGTTCTGTCTCTTCGGAGAGCGTCGACTATCACAGGATGGTGACGTGCCGGATTCGGAATTGCAGTTGGTGAATACTTCAGCTTTGGAGCAGAGCGAAGGCAAACCGGTCGAGACATTCGTGGAACTGCAGTTTGTCCACAGAGAGCGACGGTATTGCCTGAAACGCGCTATTCTGGGAATGCGGAATAACGATCGGATACTTGAAGAGCTAGATGAGGTCCGTCTTGTGGAGACCACACCTGACGGCAACTCGAAAGTGGTAGAGCCAGCCGAGGTGGACAGACTCGTCAGCTCAATCCTGGACCGGCGCGTCAAGGACTACTTCCTGTTCGACGGTGAGAAGATCGAGCGCCTTACTCGCGCCAGCGTTGAGCAGAGACGTGAGATCGGTAAAGGTATCCGCAATCTGTTGAACGTCGATGCACTAGAGACAGCAAGGAAGGCAACGGATAGGCTGACCAGGGAGTTGGAAGATGAGCTTCGGAAGAACGCGTCGCCCGAGCTTGCGAGGTTGCTGAAACGCCTAGGCGATAATGAGCAGGACCAAAAGGACAAGAAGCAACGCTTGGACGAGATCGGCGAAGAAGCAACAAGGGCAAGAGCCGAAATATCCAAGGTCGACAAAGAGCTTGAGGCGTTCAACGAAATACGAGACCAGTTTGAGAGGCGCAAGACACTGGAGCAGAACCTGCAGGGTCTGGAACAGCAGCGAAAGAACACCTGTCCGGGATGA
- a CDS encoding prepilin-type N-terminal cleavage/methylation domain-containing protein, whose product MLEANCASGVLRAPVQIIRNGRGARFGKYGFSLIELLVVIAVIAILTAMLFPVFISAKEQARQAKCISNLSQISKAWLMYADDNNGWACPSLYYTNDGWTHAWDFDLKDVGDKTIWKYGLLSPYCRNGEIKSCPSFYGGKHDRPYSGYAYNMSYIGGEVDQFNEVWIDQYSGRPHTIALLGRIRHPSATAVFAEGAYGPHGESAQNYLRAPSELLFRWGTVHFRHNGAATVAYADGHVAAVRKKYTHYTDVPWLPLGKKSYDCPPDTGGLSLDDSAYDLD is encoded by the coding sequence ATGTTGGAAGCTAATTGCGCGTCAGGCGTATTACGGGCTCCCGTCCAAATCATCCGAAATGGGCGAGGAGCCCGTTTTGGTAAATATGGTTTTTCACTCATAGAGCTATTGGTGGTAATAGCTGTCATCGCCATCCTCACGGCGATGCTTTTTCCCGTGTTCATATCCGCCAAGGAGCAGGCTCGGCAGGCAAAGTGCATTTCGAACCTGAGCCAGATCAGCAAGGCATGGCTGATGTATGCCGATGACAACAACGGCTGGGCATGCCCCTCACTTTACTACACAAATGACGGCTGGACTCACGCGTGGGACTTCGATCTCAAAGACGTGGGGGACAAGACCATCTGGAAATATGGCTTGCTGAGTCCATATTGCAGAAATGGCGAGATCAAGAGCTGCCCTTCTTTCTACGGCGGCAAGCATGATCGTCCTTATTCCGGCTATGCATACAATATGAGCTACATCGGCGGAGAGGTCGACCAGTTCAACGAGGTCTGGATCGATCAATACTCCGGCCGTCCTCACACAATAGCGTTATTGGGGCGAATAAGGCATCCGTCAGCTACTGCTGTTTTCGCCGAGGGCGCATACGGGCCTCATGGCGAGTCTGCCCAGAACTACCTCCGTGCTCCAAGTGAACTGCTTTTCAGATGGGGAACCGTTCACTTTCGCCACAATGGAGCAGCAACAGTCGCGTATGCAGACGGCCACGTGGCTGCTGTTCGGAAGAAGTATACACACTACACCGATGTACCCTGGCTCCCACTCGGCAAGAAATCGTACGACTGCCCGCCCGATACCGGCGGTCTGTCGCTGGACGACTCGGCCTATGATCTGGACTAG
- a CDS encoding PEP-CTERM sorting domain-containing protein has product MKLKRTITTLFTAGLMALSAAAFAFSPYATTLIGYSSDLTGSSLYNDPNAVIGQPSTWFKNTWGDTSNHRVKLVEPAYNVGPSGEKLITTLNTGQWMEVKFDHQVMDDPLNPYGIDFLVFGNSFFVGSGTVSDTTNMNTYKLTNGSIFAENMKVSVSQDGTDWYTYNNGPYADAMFPTNAYLWDSANACWTNTQADFTKPVNPSLTSADFAGKTGAQAIALFDGSAGGTGFDLAESGFGWIQYIKVEGVSGFSGGEIDGFSDVAAVPEPSSLLALVTGAVGLIGFGTRRRRS; this is encoded by the coding sequence ATGAAACTCAAAAGAACAATCACTACACTCTTTACAGCAGGGCTTATGGCGTTGAGCGCCGCGGCGTTCGCATTCAGCCCATATGCCACGACGCTTATCGGCTATTCATCCGATCTGACCGGTTCGTCTCTCTACAATGATCCCAACGCAGTCATTGGGCAGCCCAGTACATGGTTCAAGAACACCTGGGGCGACACCAGCAATCATCGGGTAAAGCTTGTCGAGCCCGCGTACAATGTCGGCCCGAGCGGAGAGAAGCTCATTACGACCCTCAACACCGGCCAATGGATGGAGGTGAAATTCGACCACCAGGTAATGGACGATCCGCTGAACCCCTACGGTATCGACTTCCTGGTCTTCGGTAACTCGTTCTTTGTCGGCAGCGGAACCGTCTCCGACACGACCAATATGAACACCTACAAGCTAACTAACGGCAGCATATTCGCGGAGAACATGAAAGTCTCGGTCAGCCAGGACGGCACCGACTGGTACACCTACAACAACGGCCCCTACGCCGACGCCATGTTCCCAACGAATGCCTATCTTTGGGACAGCGCCAACGCCTGTTGGACGAATACGCAAGCTGACTTTACCAAGCCGGTCAACCCCAGTCTGACCAGCGCGGATTTCGCGGGCAAGACCGGTGCTCAGGCGATTGCTCTCTTCGATGGTTCCGCCGGTGGCACCGGCTTCGATCTGGCCGAATCGGGCTTTGGCTGGATTCAATATATTAAAGTCGAGGGAGTCTCGGGGTTCAGCGGTGGCGAGATCGACGGATTCTCTGATGTTGCCGCAGTTCCCGAGCCCTCAAGTCTGCTTGCGCTTGTAACCGGAGCCGTCGGTCTGATCGGCTTTGGGACTAGACGCAGAAGATCATAA
- a CDS encoding plasmid partitioning protein RepB C-terminal domain-containing protein, with amino-acid sequence MDNVFGDSIGALKIGFEMNGKTLRLADILPSRKPDEKLQASRKFATVVASIREVGIIEPPIVHPMGNGPDAKYLLLDGHMRIEALKEIGCDTVFCLISTDDESYTYNNKVNQVTAIQEHFMILKAIERGVSEDRIASALKVDVSFIRQKRNLLQGICPEAVDLLKDVAAGAVTIRKLKKVKPSRQVEIVEMMLMVHNFSSVYCEALIYCAYFADFSNRSEM; translated from the coding sequence ATGGATAATGTGTTTGGCGATAGCATCGGTGCCCTGAAGATCGGGTTCGAGATGAACGGCAAGACTCTGCGGCTTGCCGACATTCTGCCTTCGCGAAAGCCCGATGAGAAGCTGCAGGCCAGCCGCAAGTTCGCGACGGTCGTGGCGTCCATCCGCGAAGTAGGGATAATCGAGCCGCCGATAGTCCATCCCATGGGCAACGGACCGGATGCGAAATACCTGCTACTTGATGGGCATATGCGTATCGAAGCGCTCAAAGAGATTGGCTGCGACACAGTGTTTTGCCTAATATCTACAGACGATGAGTCCTACACTTACAACAACAAGGTGAACCAAGTGACTGCGATCCAAGAACACTTCATGATTCTGAAGGCCATTGAGCGTGGGGTTAGCGAGGACAGAATAGCGAGCGCCCTCAAGGTCGATGTGAGTTTTATCCGGCAGAAGCGGAACCTGCTGCAAGGCATCTGTCCTGAAGCGGTTGACCTGCTCAAGGATGTGGCAGCCGGGGCAGTAACCATTCGCAAGCTCAAGAAGGTCAAACCCTCCAGGCAGGTGGAGATAGTTGAGATGATGTTGATGGTTCATAACTTCAGTTCTGTATACTGCGAAGCACTGATATACTGCGCGTACTTTGCCGACTTCTCAAACAGATCAGAGATGTAG
- a CDS encoding DUF4815 domain-containing protein, which produces MSISRNTFDPAKNYKRVRFHQDRDLLDSELNEVQDIAINEQKKLADLLYRDGAILGGLVPQVAGNVLTLSPGVVYIDGHVEQVSGATLAYDPAKTSGVDYVYVELLKYNYTHNQDSGLINPATGEPTAEREKWVLSLRESCSI; this is translated from the coding sequence ATGTCCATATCAAGGAACACCTTCGACCCCGCCAAGAACTACAAGCGGGTAAGATTCCATCAGGATAGAGACCTGCTGGACTCGGAACTAAACGAGGTCCAGGACATCGCCATCAATGAGCAAAAAAAGCTCGCGGACCTGCTCTACAGGGACGGCGCTATCCTTGGTGGGCTTGTACCGCAGGTTGCTGGCAATGTCTTGACACTCTCGCCGGGAGTCGTATACATAGACGGCCACGTCGAACAGGTGTCCGGTGCGACACTTGCTTACGACCCAGCAAAGACGAGCGGCGTGGACTACGTCTATGTCGAGCTTCTGAAGTATAACTACACGCATAACCAGGATTCGGGGCTCATCAATCCCGCTACAGGCGAGCCGACCGCCGAACGGGAGAAATGGGTGCTGAGCCTTCGTGAGTCCTGCTCGATATAG
- a CDS encoding helicase-related protein, which produces MPDREKLLEQFADGDIQVLVAIKCLDEGVDVPSTRIAFVLASSTNPREFVQRRGRILRTARGKSEAVIYDYIVVPPYERLSLKEDVDVSILKREMPRFAEFAFSALNEFQARSAVRDILDHYEMLNLLDEKPWDVYHNLRQWDWGNDEQS; this is translated from the coding sequence TTGCCTGATCGAGAGAAGTTGCTTGAGCAGTTTGCGGATGGAGACATCCAGGTTCTTGTGGCTATCAAGTGCCTAGACGAAGGTGTTGATGTGCCATCTACGCGAATTGCGTTCGTGCTCGCAAGCAGCACAAATCCACGTGAGTTTGTACAGAGGCGCGGCAGAATACTACGGACTGCCAGAGGCAAGTCTGAGGCAGTCATATATGACTACATCGTCGTGCCACCCTACGAGCGCCTGTCATTGAAAGAAGATGTAGATGTGAGTATCCTTAAGAGGGAGATGCCAAGGTTTGCGGAATTTGCGTTCTCTGCACTAAACGAGTTCCAGGCGCGGTCTGCTGTGCGAGATATCCTCGATCACTATGAGATGCTAAACCTGCTTGATGAAAAACCTTGGGACGTCTACCACAATCTGAGACAATGGGACTGGGGAAATGATGAGCAAAGCTGA
- a CDS encoding PEP-CTERM sorting domain-containing protein has product MKLTRVLKIAVAVMILGATAASATPYEFNSVSGKTAWIDVDAWAGSGANESILVVDWNIMGGPYQTESHAFGFRWDGTAYESDMLNALNNAGVFTVTSGYGGAFLEDIVYNDGVDHHTHADELGSWNLASTSDPYAKWGAMSSDWTKLGDWNANMAGYNQELLANGQLEGINAIQWFSGDPNVYPLNVPFVAVPEPGSLIAMVSGLIGMGGLVMRRRVS; this is encoded by the coding sequence ATGAAACTTACGAGGGTTCTCAAAATTGCAGTTGCAGTGATGATTCTAGGTGCCACTGCAGCGTCAGCGACACCTTATGAATTCAATTCGGTCTCTGGTAAAACCGCTTGGATAGATGTAGATGCCTGGGCAGGCAGTGGAGCAAACGAATCGATTCTCGTTGTGGACTGGAACATCATGGGAGGTCCGTATCAGACCGAATCGCACGCGTTTGGCTTCCGCTGGGACGGTACTGCGTACGAATCGGATATGCTCAATGCACTCAACAATGCCGGAGTGTTCACCGTGACCTCCGGGTATGGTGGAGCATTCCTCGAAGACATCGTCTACAACGACGGTGTAGATCACCATACGCACGCCGACGAACTGGGAAGCTGGAATCTCGCCAGCACCTCAGATCCCTATGCCAAATGGGGCGCCATGAGCTCTGACTGGACCAAGCTGGGTGACTGGAACGCCAATATGGCCGGTTATAACCAAGAATTGCTTGCAAATGGTCAGCTTGAAGGCATCAACGCAATTCAGTGGTTCAGCGGGGACCCCAACGTGTATCCGTTGAATGTTCCTTTTGTTGCCGTGCCGGAGCCAGGTTCGCTAATAGCAATGGTCAGCGGCCTGATAGGTATGGGTGGACTTGTTATGCGCAGACGCGTAAGCTAA